Genomic window (Spiroplasma sabaudiense Ar-1343):
TATTAAAAGATGTTGTCTGTCCAGTATCTTTTTTTTGAGCAACAATTTCGTTGACCTTTTTATAGGCATCATCAACTTGAGCAATTAAATCTACGGCATTAGGATTAATTTTAAAAATTATTTTCAAATTTTTAAATCCATAATCACAGAATTTTTTAAGATAAAAATCTTTGTGTTTAGTTCATAGTTGCTTTTCGGTTTCATCAGCTGCGGTAATGATTAAAGTTTGTCCTTCAAGACAAAAACAATCTAAACTTAAAGTTTTAACAAATCCTGCTTTAAAATTTGCTTTATGGTTAATGATATACTGAAAATATTCTCAAACTAAGTCGCTACTATATTCTTGGTTTTCAACAAAGAACTTAATTTTAGTTGGAATTACAGAATTTTTTAAAAGTTGTGGTTCCCAATCAATTAAAAAATTTGTTGGCAAAAAATCAACAATTTTTATTATTATATTAGCTCGGTTTTTTTTAATATCAAATTCGGGATTTTCAAGCAAGCAAGCCTTTGAAAATAACTGAGCTTGGGAATCATTTAAATAAATGTTAATTCTTGAAAAAAATTCTTGTAATTTTTGATCCATTTTTGTCTCCTTCTAGTTATAGGAAATCCTTAAATATAACGAAAATAAAAATCATTAAAAATAATAGAATCCCAATTACACTTATCAGAATTTTAAATTTATCACTTATTTCACGACGAATACATAATTCAATAAAGTTTTCTAATACTCGATAGCCATCTAATGGAGGAATTGGAATTAGGTTTAATACAAATAAATTAGCTGAAATAAATGCAATATATAGGAAAAAACTTGCTGGTCCAGCAGTAAAATTTAGCAATGATTGATTAGCGGTTTGAAATGGTGATGCCACTCCTGAAAAGTCAAAGGTAAACATTTTACCAAAAGCTTTCATAATTTGTCATGATTGAACAAAAGTGTCCTGTCACCCAAATGCATAACCAGCTCCAGCAGATTTGAAATATCGATTTGGAGGTGCAATTCCAACTGAATCCCCTGGAGCAAAATGACTCTTTGAAAAGTTGCTATCAAGTTGAAGCTCCTTAAGCTTTGCAGGGTCATAACTTTCGCTTCAATCAGTTAGAACTAAATTATGTTCTTCATTAACTGCTTTTGGGGAACTAATTTGTTGGACGGCCCCGTTATAACGGTCCACTTTTTTAAAAGCAAATCTAATGTAGGTTGTTGACTCATTATTAACATCTTTAAAGTTTAAGTTATTAACAAAGTTATAGACTGTCTTTTCGTAAGTTACCGCATGGTTGGATTTAAAGTCATTAATTAATAATTTTGAGGGAATATCTGAGGAAAGTTTTAAAAAATCATCATTTTCAAAAGCTGCTCTATCAATATTATTAAATAAGATGACAGTTGATTCATCATTTTCAGGAGATACTGGTTGAGTCGCATCTGCATTATAATTTTGTTGAATAACTTGTCATCCTCAAATGACATACTGTTGGTTAACTTCTTCTACTTGAGGAGATGATTTTAACAAATTGTAGGCAATTTTGTTTTCATCATAGTTTGCCCCATAAAATTGCATGTCATTTTTTTTGACTCCAGTAGCAGCATAAATTGTTGTAATTAAAAATAGTGCCAAAAATAAATTGACAGCAATTCCTCCCAAAATTATAAAAAAACGTTTTCATCTGGCAATATAATCCATTTTTCTAGCATCAGGAATGTTTTTTTCCTCTTCTTCTCGTCCCACTGGTGGGTCAGCGCGATCAGAGGCAATCGAACAATATCCCCCGAAGGGAATTCAACGCATTGTAAATCAAGTTTCTTTACCCTTGATTGTAAAAATTTTTGGACCTAAACCTACTGAAAATTCATAGACATAGGCTTTACAAATTTTGGCAATTAAAAAATGCCCTAATTCATGTAGGGTGATTACTATTTGTAAAACTATTAATCCTAACACAAGTCCAAAAATGATTTCAAGTCATGCTGGCATTGATAACCACCGCTTTCTAATGTCTAGTTAATTGCCTTGTTTTTTTACGAATTTCTAAATCAAAATTATAAATACAATCATAATCTATTATTTCATAATCTTCAGCTTCATTAAAGATTATACCAACAATTTTGGTTATTTCCCTAAAAGATATTACTCCCTTTAAAAAAGCTTCAACCGCAACTTCGTTTGCCGCATTCAGGGCAATTGCTTTTGAATTAAAACTATCTAAGCACTGAAATGCTCAACGAATTGGAACAAATCGGTCAGCATCAATTGTTTGCAAGTTGAGCTGTACTAATTTAGTAAAGTCAATGGGTTGAAGTAGATTGTTAGTTAAGATTTTTGGATAATAAAGCCCAAAATTAATAACTTGTCTCATATCGGGAATGCTTAGCTGAGCTTTAATAGAAAAATCATGAAATTCCACCATTGAATGAATAATTGACTGCGGATGTAATAGCACTTGAATTGCTTTAGTTTTAAACAAGTGGTGAGCTTCAATAATTTCAAAAGCTTTATTCATCATCGTTGCTGAATCAACAGTAATTTTCTCACCCATATTTCAACTTGGGTGGTTTAAGACACGTTCCTTTGTTACAAATTCTGTTTCTTCTAAAGAGAGATCTCTTAAACTTCCTCCTGAAGCAGTTAAGTATAAATTTCTAAAAGCATTATTACTATCCAAACACTGAAAAATTGCAGCATGCTCAGAATCAATTGGAATAATTTGAGACTGCGGATTTTCTTGTAATAATTTGGCAACTAAATTTCCTCCACATACAAGGGATTCTTTATTTGCTAGTAAAATAGTTTGCAAATGACAAACAGCTGCAATTGTTGCTTGTAATCCAAAAAAGCCCGATAATGCATTAATAACAATATTATTTGGGCTCATAAAATCAAGTAATTTGACAATGTCATTTTCATAATAAAATTTAATATTGAAAAAGCGCTTTTCCAACAATTGATTTTTTTGGCTCAAATAAACTACTTGAATCGACGGAAATGCATCTAAAATCTTTGTTAACTGCTCAACGTTTTTGCCTGCACTAACACCAACTAACTGAAAATCAGAATTATTACTTAATAGTTCCAAAGCTTGTTGACCAATATTTCCTGTTGCCCCGAATAAAATTACTTTTTTCATAAATTAACGAATAAAAATAGTAATAAAGAATACAACAAAAAAGGCAAAGGTGAAGGAATCAAGACGGTCCAAAACTCCCCCATGACCTGGAACTATTCTAGAGTAATCTTTTATACCAATCGAACGTTTAATTCAAGAAAATAATAAATCACCAATTTGGCCAATAATTGAAAAAGCGGCTGAAATTAGAATGTATCATAAAACAACAATTCAGGTTGCATTATTTTGACTCATTGTTGCTGTAAAAGGAGCATAATCCCTTGTAGCATTAAAGGCAAAAAATAAAACCGCATAAAGCGCCCCAGTTGAGAATCCAGCCACAAAGCCAATTGAAGCTCCTTCTCAAGTTTTTTTGGGACTAATTTGAGGAGCAAGTTTTGTTTTACCAAACTTCATTCCTCCAAGATAAGCAAATGTGTCAGTTAAAATTATAATCATTCAAATTCAAATTACAGTATTAAAACTATAAAATGCTTTATATCCCTCTCCTGTATCTGTCACTGATAGACACAAAATTGTGAAGCCTTTATAGGCAAATACTATTACAATCATCATTATAAAAGCCAGCAGAGATCTTGTAATTGTTAAATGCGGTTTGGTTACTGCATAAACAATAAAGACAATTAAACTACAAGCTGCTAAAACTCAAAATATTCACGGTTTCAATCAAGTCGAATAAAATCCTTCAATGAAAATTAGATTTGACTGTGTTGCTGCTGGTAAAAAATCAGATGAACGAATTGGAGCCGCAAACAATAATAATGCCAACAAGATAATTATTGTTTGTATCCATCAATGTTTCAGACCTAAAGCGCGATTCATTTCTCATATACTAATACTAATTAAAAATACACTTCCTAAAAGTGAAATAATTACAAAATATGTTGAATCAAATGCCTTTGAATTAATAAACGAGGTATAAATTGCCCCTGAAACTACATAAATCAATAGCAAAGTTAACAAAACGACTGTTGAGCATGCGCGAACCTTTAGATTTGAAAGTTCCTTCTTGCTGGCAAAGCCTTCGCCTTTTGCTGCTTTTTTATTTTCTTCTGGAGTTACAACCTGAGCAGAGTCTGGTTTATTCAGCTTGGTCATTTGAGATACCTCCAAATCTTCTATTAACACTATTATAATATGTTATTGCGGTTTTTAAATCTTTTTGCGAAAAATCAGGTCACATTTTTTTGCTAAAATAAATTTCAGCATAGCAACACTGTAATAACAAAAAATTACTAATTCTTGTTTGGCCGCCTGTGCGAATTAATAAATCCACATCTGGTAGGTTGTGGGTGTATAAATTTTCTCTAATTAGTTCTTCGGTGACATCTAAGTTGGTAACCTTATTTATTTTAATATAATTTGTGATTTTTTTAACAGCATTTGTAATTTCTTCTCATGCCCCATAATCAAAAGCAATCGATAAAACTAAACCTGTATTATTTGCAGTTTTACTAATCGCTTGATCTAAAGCTTCTTTTGTTTGAGTTGGTACTTTTGCCTTGCGTCCAATTCAATTGATTTTAATATTGTTTTCTTGAAAAAAATCCAGACGGTTTTGTGAAAAAATTTTATCTGGAACTTGCATAAGGAAATCAACTTCTTCTTCTGGGCGATTTCAATTTTCTGTTGAAAAGGCAAAAACGGTCAAATATTTGATCCCAAGTTGACTTGCCCCTAAAGCAATATCTTCAATTTTTTCCATTCCCTTTTGGTGACCAAATGAACGGTTTTTTCCCAATTGCTTTGCTCAGCGCCCATTACCATCAAGAATTATTGCTAAATGCTTTAATGGTTTTTTCATAATACCCTCTTCTATTGGTCTTAAATGTTATTTAACAAAAATTAGTTCTCTCTTTGCTGATGTTAAAACTTTTGAACCCTCACTTGTAACTAGAATATCATCTTCAATTCTAACTCCTCCAAGTCCTGGAATATAAATCCCTGGCTCGACTGTTATCACATGACCTGGTTCTAAAATTTTATTACCTGCAACTGATTGATAAGGTTCTTCGTGAATTTCAATCCCTAAACCATGTCCAGTCCCGTGAGTAAATCATTGTCCATAACCTTTTTGATCAATATAATTAAAACATACTTCGTGAATTTTTTTGGCTTCAACTCCAGCTTTTACTGCATCGATTCCAGCTTGTTGGGCGTCATAAACTATTTGAAAAATTTCCTTCAATTTTAAATCGATTTTTTCCCCCATCGCAAATGTTCGAGTTTGATCTGAAGCATAACCATTGTAAAAACAACCCATATCTAAGGTAACTAAATCTCCACTGGCAATTTTTTTGTCTGATGGAACTGCGTGGGGCATAGCACCGTTTATCCCTGAAGCAACAATAGTGTCAAAACTTAATTTATCAGCATTGAATTTTAGAAAAGAATCTGAGACAAATCTTGCTAATTCCTTTTCGGTCATTCCTGGTTTAACGTTTGCAATGACATCATCAAACACTTTTTTAGTGATGTCACATGCAGTCTGAATTTGTTCAATTTCTCAGTCATCTTTTTTAATACGAATATTTTCAGTATTAATTCCTAAAAGCTCTGCGGTTAAATTAGTTTGTCAAAGTTTGGCATCTTTAACAAAAACCCAATCACTTTCATAGCCAAGTTTTGTAATATTGTGAGCAACTAATTTTTCTTGTAGCAATTTATAGACTGCTCCAAATCCAATAATTTCATCAATATTTTGTAAATCTTTTAGGTTTTGAGCCGCTGTTAAATAACGCCCATCAACAAATAAATAAGTTTTAGTTTTTGTCACTAAAATATAACCCAATGATGAGTTAAAACGACTAAACCAATAGCGGTTTTGTGGGGAATGCAAAAGCATTGCGTCAACTCCGCTTTGGCCCATTAATTCATTAATAATTGTCTTTTTATCAATTTTCATTTTTTTCTTCCTTTTCTGTTATTAAAATTTTACAATAAAAAAATAGGAAAACCCTATTTTTTTTGCTTATGAACTTGATGGCTATTGCATTTAAAACAATGCTTTTTAACTTCAATTTTTTCTTTCTTTTTGTCATTTTTTGCAATATAGTTTTCTTCTTTACAAATCGAACAACGTAGAATAACTCCTTCGCGCATTTATAACCCCTCCTTTTAAGAATTTATAATTTCCCTAATTAAATTTCTAGGCAAATAAATAATATCATATTTTTTATTATTTTTTAAAAAAAATGCTTTTTTAATTATATTTTCCTTTTTTTTTGATAAAATAATAAAAATGAAAGCGAGTGTTATTATGAAAAAATTACTAGCGGTTTTAGCCGCTTCAAGTTTAGTAGCAGCTAGCAGTAGCGCGGTTGTCGCGTGTACTAATGAACTTTCTAACTATAATACTTTTAAAGATTGAATCCAAAGAAGAGAGACCTTTATTTTATATGTTGGAGCCGAGGATTGTCCGGTTTGTCAATCATTTGTAAAAGCAACGACTGGAAAAGTTGATGGTGATATTGAAACATTTAGCAATAATGTCAATAACGGGAATAACCAAGATTTTAACGATTTAACAAATAACTATAACAATTCTTTAAAAGAAGGTGACGAAGATATATACGAAAATGGTTTTGGAACTAAAGTAAATCAAGTTAAATTCCACCACTTTGTTGAGGAAAAAAAGGACAAAATTAATTCAAAAAAATGATGAATTAAAATTAAAGAATGAATTTTAGAACAATACAAAATTCAGTATAAAATTCATAATATTCCCGAGGGAGATCCTAACTTCATTACAAAAGATTGAACAATTGATACTTTAAAAATTACAAGCATTCCTGTCTTTATTGTTATCAGAGATGGTAAATTTGTTAACCTAGTTCAAGGTTTTGATGATACAACTGGAGGAGTCGGAGAAGCGACTGCCTTACAAAACCTAATGCTTAAATTTGATGAAATTTTAAGAGATCAAAGCTCATTCTACCAACCAGTCGGTGGTGGTGATGAAGGTACTGAAGGTGAAACCGGAGATGGTGGTATTGATCAATCTGGGGAAAATCAACAAATTGATTATAATAGCCGTAAGTTTAATTACAACTTCAATAAATAAAAAAACTAGATAATAATCTAGTTTTTTTATTTGCATTTTTAAAAAATTTAAAACCATACATTTAAAATAACGCATAAAAAAACCACATGTAAACATATGGTGCAAGTTTATTTCTAAAATGGTCCCCAGGGCCGGACTTGAACCGGCACGGGCGACAAAGCCCGCTGGATTTTAAGTCCAGTGCGTCTACCGATTCCGCCACCTGGGGATAAAAATCCAAAAAAATATAATAAA
Coding sequences:
- a CDS encoding site-2 protease family protein — protein: MPAWLEIIFGLVLGLIVLQIVITLHELGHFLIAKICKAYVYEFSVGLGPKIFTIKGKETWFTMRWIPFGGYCSIASDRADPPVGREEEEKNIPDARKMDYIARWKRFFIILGGIAVNLFLALFLITTIYAATGVKKNDMQFYGANYDENKIAYNLLKSSPQVEEVNQQYVIWGWQVIQQNYNADATQPVSPENDESTVILFNNIDRAAFENDDFLKLSSDIPSKLLINDFKSNHAVTYEKTVYNFVNNLNFKDVNNESTTYIRFAFKKVDRYNGAVQQISSPKAVNEEHNLVLTDWSESYDPAKLKELQLDSNFSKSHFAPGDSVGIAPPNRYFKSAGAGYAFGWQDTFVQSWQIMKAFGKMFTFDFSGVASPFQTANQSLLNFTAGPASFFLYIAFISANLFVLNLIPIPPLDGYRVLENFIELCIRREISDKFKILISVIGILLFLMIFIFVIFKDFL
- the dxr gene encoding 1-deoxy-D-xylulose-5-phosphate reductoisomerase, with translation MKKVILFGATGNIGQQALELLSNNSDFQLVGVSAGKNVEQLTKILDAFPSIQVVYLSQKNQLLEKRFFNIKFYYENDIVKLLDFMSPNNIVINALSGFFGLQATIAAVCHLQTILLANKESLVCGGNLVAKLLQENPQSQIIPIDSEHAAIFQCLDSNNAFRNLYLTASGGSLRDLSLEETEFVTKERVLNHPSWNMGEKITVDSATMMNKAFEIIEAHHLFKTKAIQVLLHPQSIIHSMVEFHDFSIKAQLSIPDMRQVINFGLYYPKILTNNLLQPIDFTKLVQLNLQTIDADRFVPIRWAFQCLDSFNSKAIALNAANEVAVEAFLKGVISFREITKIVGIIFNEAEDYEIIDYDCIYNFDLEIRKKTRQLTRH
- a CDS encoding phosphatidate cytidylyltransferase, with protein sequence MTKLNKPDSAQVVTPEENKKAAKGEGFASKKELSNLKVRACSTVVLLTLLLIYVVSGAIYTSFINSKAFDSTYFVIISLLGSVFLISISIWEMNRALGLKHWWIQTIIILLALLLFAAPIRSSDFLPAATQSNLIFIEGFYSTWLKPWIFWVLAACSLIVFIVYAVTKPHLTITRSLLAFIMMIVIVFAYKGFTILCLSVTDTGEGYKAFYSFNTVIWIWMIIILTDTFAYLGGMKFGKTKLAPQISPKKTWEGASIGFVAGFSTGALYAVLFFAFNATRDYAPFTATMSQNNATWIVVLWYILISAAFSIIGQIGDLLFSWIKRSIGIKDYSRIVPGHGGVLDRLDSFTFAFFVVFFITIFIR
- a CDS encoding isoprenyl transferase produces the protein MKKPLKHLAIILDGNGRWAKQLGKNRSFGHQKGMEKIEDIALGASQLGIKYLTVFAFSTENWNRPEEEVDFLMQVPDKIFSQNRLDFFQENNIKINWIGRKAKVPTQTKEALDQAISKTANNTGLVLSIAFDYGAWEEITNAVKKITNYIKINKVTNLDVTEELIRENLYTHNLPDVDLLIRTGGQTRISNFLLLQCCYAEIYFSKKMWPDFSQKDLKTAITYYNSVNRRFGGISNDQAE
- a CDS encoding M24 family metallopeptidase; its protein translation is MDKKTIINELMGQSGVDAMLLHSPQNRYWFSRFNSSLGYILVTKTKTYLFVDGRYLTAAQNLKDLQNIDEIIGFGAVYKLLQEKLVAHNITKLGYESDWVFVKDAKLWQTNLTAELLGINTENIRIKKDDWEIEQIQTACDITKKVFDDVIANVKPGMTEKELARFVSDSFLKFNADKLSFDTIVASGINGAMPHAVPSDKKIASGDLVTLDMGCFYNGYASDQTRTFAMGEKIDLKLKEIFQIVYDAQQAGIDAVKAGVEAKKIHEVCFNYIDQKGYGQWFTHGTGHGLGIEIHEEPYQSVAGNKILEPGHVITVEPGIYIPGLGGVRIEDDILVTSEGSKVLTSAKRELIFVK
- the rpmG gene encoding 50S ribosomal protein L33 — its product is MREGVILRCSICKEENYIAKNDKKKEKIEVKKHCFKCNSHQVHKQKK
- a CDS encoding lipoprotein — encoded protein: MKKLLAVLAASSLVAASSSAVVACTNELSNYNTFKDWIQRRETFILYVGAEDCPVCQSFVKATTGKVDGDIETFSNNVNNGNNQDFNDLTNNYNNSLKEGDEDIYENGFGTKVNQVKFHHFVEEKKDKINSKKWWIKIKEWILEQYKIQYKIHNIPEGDPNFITKDWTIDTLKITSIPVFIVIRDGKFVNLVQGFDDTTGGVGEATALQNLMLKFDEILRDQSSFYQPVGGGDEGTEGETGDGGIDQSGENQQIDYNSRKFNYNFNK